From a region of the Armatimonadota bacterium genome:
- a CDS encoding thymidine phosphorylase: MDVQKISGKRHQGLGNSQKELRFVADGAADGSLSDEELTAWLKAAFDNPLSPEETAQLTLAMAQSGERLDLTGLPKPWVDKHSTGGVGDKTTIVLLPLLAACGLTVVKMSGRGLGITGGTVDKLSSVPGFRLDLTPEEMKEQAARIGIALTGQTPRLAPADKKLYALRDVTGTVGSVPLIVSSILSKKIAGGAETVILDVKCGSGSFMKTLPEAKALAQSLHDTAMLCDLNLYTSITDMDQPLGRAVGNALEVKEAIRVLHGEEQGRFKDLCLHFAGKTLAATGKGTEDDARQTLDSGRALEKAKEWFDAQGADLSVFETEDWCANSTITEVRHEGEPGWVERVDAQAIGQAVVDMGGGRKRKEDEIDPTVGIVLHVEVGYKVEPGQLLLQVHGVASAASQAFQISDSPVAARSILLT; encoded by the coding sequence ATGGACGTTCAGAAGATCAGCGGTAAGCGCCATCAGGGTCTGGGCAACTCGCAGAAAGAGTTGCGGTTCGTCGCAGATGGTGCGGCCGACGGCTCTCTCTCTGACGAAGAGCTGACGGCATGGCTGAAGGCAGCTTTCGACAACCCGCTGTCGCCCGAGGAGACAGCACAGCTAACCCTCGCGATGGCCCAGAGCGGAGAGCGGCTCGACCTGACCGGACTGCCGAAGCCGTGGGTGGACAAACACTCGACCGGCGGCGTCGGCGACAAGACCACCATCGTCCTGCTGCCACTGCTCGCGGCGTGCGGGCTGACGGTCGTCAAGATGTCCGGGCGCGGGCTCGGGATCACCGGTGGGACGGTTGACAAGCTTTCGTCAGTGCCGGGGTTCCGTCTCGACCTCACGCCAGAGGAGATGAAGGAGCAGGCCGCGCGAATCGGTATCGCGCTGACGGGCCAAACCCCGCGCCTCGCGCCGGCGGACAAGAAACTGTACGCGCTTCGCGACGTCACCGGCACCGTCGGGAGCGTACCGCTCATCGTCTCGTCGATCCTATCGAAGAAGATCGCAGGCGGCGCCGAGACGGTGATCCTCGACGTCAAGTGCGGCTCCGGCTCGTTCATGAAGACCTTGCCGGAAGCGAAAGCGCTGGCACAATCTCTGCACGATACCGCCATGTTATGCGATCTGAACTTATACACATCCATTACAGACATGGACCAGCCGCTCGGCCGCGCGGTCGGCAACGCGCTCGAGGTCAAAGAAGCGATCCGCGTGCTGCATGGCGAGGAGCAAGGCCGATTCAAAGACCTCTGCCTCCACTTCGCAGGCAAGACCCTAGCGGCAACGGGCAAGGGCACAGAAGACGACGCTCGCCAGACGCTAGATTCCGGCAGGGCCTTAGAAAAGGCCAAGGAGTGGTTCGACGCGCAGGGCGCAGACCTCTCGGTCTTTGAAACCGAGGACTGGTGCGCCAACTCCACGATCACGGAAGTACGACACGAAGGCGAGCCCGGCTGGGTCGAGCGCGTCGACGCGCAGGCGATCGGCCAAGCCGTCGTCGACATGGGCGGCGGACGCAAGCGCAAAGAAGACGAGATCGACCCGACCGTCGGCATCGTGTTGCACGTCGAGGTCGGCTACAAAGTCGAGCCGGGTCAGCTCTTACTACAAGTGCATGGCGTTGCAAGTGCAGCGAGCCAGGCTTTCCAAATCTCCGACTCACCGGTAGCCGCTAGGTCGATTCTACTGACATGA
- a CDS encoding CoA transferase subunit A, with product MNKVYPDASAALDGLLFDGMTIMAGGFGLCGIPEHLILALHDSGVKDITVISNNCGVDDFGMGVLLQTKQIKKMVSSYVGENDEFERQYLSGELELEFNPQGTLAERCRAGGAGIPAFFVKTGYGTIIAEGKETREFDGEMYVMETALHADLSIVKAQRGDIEGNLVYRMTARNFNPMMATAGKVCVAEVEELVQPGELDADRIHTPGIAVDRIIKGTNYEKRIERLTTRDRE from the coding sequence ATGAACAAAGTTTATCCAGACGCCTCGGCAGCCCTCGACGGGCTGCTGTTCGACGGCATGACGATCATGGCGGGGGGCTTCGGGCTCTGCGGCATCCCCGAGCACCTGATCCTGGCTCTGCACGACAGCGGCGTCAAGGACATCACGGTCATCAGCAACAACTGCGGTGTCGACGACTTTGGTATGGGGGTGCTCCTGCAGACTAAGCAGATCAAGAAGATGGTCTCGAGCTACGTCGGCGAGAACGACGAGTTTGAGCGGCAGTACCTCTCGGGAGAGTTGGAGTTGGAGTTCAACCCACAGGGGACGCTTGCTGAAAGGTGCCGCGCGGGCGGCGCGGGGATTCCTGCGTTCTTCGTCAAGACCGGCTACGGCACGATCATTGCGGAAGGGAAGGAGACGCGCGAGTTCGACGGCGAGATGTACGTGATGGAGACCGCCCTGCACGCCGACCTCTCGATCGTGAAAGCGCAGAGGGGCGACATAGAGGGCAACCTCGTCTACCGCATGACCGCCCGGAACTTCAACCCGATGATGGCGACGGCTGGCAAGGTCTGCGTCGCGGAGGTCGAAGAGCTGGTGCAGCCCGGCGAGCTGGACGCCGACAGGATCCACACCCCCGGCATAGCGGTGGACCGGATCATCAAGGGCACGAACTATGAGAAGCGCATCGAACGTCTGACGACTAGAGATCGCGAGTAG